The following proteins come from a genomic window of Lentisphaerota bacterium:
- a CDS encoding type II secretion system protein encodes MLKQPIPRDRPGIPLPAVLRATGRRPPPVCPRAGFTLIEMLAVIAVIGILIGVGSFTFGKAKDNARSALTRDTAKQIVNAWGLYQQTQYEWPASIPSTAETVPLTSLVSNLVSNFELKLEERTSGLKDSWGSLYSIWFDMDYDGQIILDPNPFTSHPSFKGEPILTIKGPVLVASPGKDRILGTQDDIIVH; translated from the coding sequence ATGTTAAAACAACCCATCCCACGTGACCGGCCAGGGATTCCGCTGCCAGCCGTCTTGCGCGCCACCGGCCGCAGGCCGCCGCCTGTGTGCCCGCGTGCCGGTTTTACCCTGATCGAGATGCTGGCCGTGATCGCGGTTATCGGCATCCTCATCGGCGTGGGGTCCTTCACCTTTGGCAAGGCGAAGGACAATGCGCGCAGCGCACTCACCCGCGACACCGCCAAGCAGATCGTCAATGCGTGGGGGCTCTATCAGCAGACCCAATACGAATGGCCGGCGTCAATCCCCTCAACGGCGGAAACGGTCCCGTTAACCTCTCTGGTTTCAAATCTCGTTTCCAACTTCGAATTGAAGCTGGAAGAACGCACGTCGGGTCTCAAGGACAGTTGGGGCAGCCTCTACTCCATCTGGTTTGATATGGACTACGACGGCCAGATCATCCTGGATCCGAATCCGTTTACCTCCCATCCGTCTTTCAAAGGCGAGCCGATCCTCACCATCAAAGGCCCCGTCCTCGTCGCCTCGCCGGGCAAGGACAGGATCCTCGGCACACAGGATGATATCATCGTACACTGA
- a CDS encoding type II secretion system F family protein: protein MQKFNYVAVDGAGKEIRGTVEAPDQPQAITKIRGQGVYPTAITMVGGTGAPKDARRPAQSATGGAKKSGLNMEIKLPAFLGGRVKPKDLMVLTRQLATLGEAGLPLLRGLRVLLRQTKSVPLREALVGMSEAVESGSTFSESLANYPRIFNNLYVNMVRAGEAGGVLEVVLTRLAEFMEKAEKIKNKVKGAMIYPAVVLTAAIGIVMFLMHSVIPKFKDIFNDLLEGQQLPPVTRFVIGASDLVKNNVMMVGITIIALIILYNLWSRTTHGRFIIDTVKMRLPIFGTLISRTAIARLTRTLGTLLSSGVPILQALMIVRDTSGNTVIARAVQNIHDSVKEGESMTDPMAAAKVFPPMVVSMVEVGEETGALPDMLIRVANTYDDEIDNAVVGLTSIIEPLLILFLAVIVGTIVIAMFMPLISIIGTLSGQNT from the coding sequence ATGCAAAAGTTCAACTACGTGGCCGTTGATGGAGCTGGCAAGGAGATCCGTGGCACGGTGGAGGCGCCGGACCAGCCGCAGGCGATCACCAAGATTCGCGGCCAGGGGGTCTATCCCACGGCCATCACCATGGTCGGCGGCACCGGAGCACCCAAAGACGCGCGCCGCCCAGCCCAGTCCGCTACCGGAGGCGCCAAGAAGAGCGGTTTGAACATGGAGATCAAGCTGCCCGCCTTCCTGGGCGGCCGGGTCAAGCCCAAGGACCTGATGGTGCTCACACGGCAGTTGGCCACGCTGGGCGAAGCCGGCCTGCCGCTGCTCCGCGGACTGCGCGTCCTGCTTCGGCAGACCAAGAGCGTGCCGCTGCGGGAGGCGCTCGTGGGGATGTCTGAGGCCGTTGAGAGCGGCTCGACCTTCTCTGAATCGCTCGCCAACTACCCGCGCATCTTCAACAACCTGTACGTCAACATGGTCCGCGCAGGCGAGGCGGGCGGCGTGCTCGAGGTTGTGCTCACCCGTCTGGCCGAGTTCATGGAGAAGGCCGAGAAGATCAAGAATAAGGTCAAGGGCGCCATGATCTACCCGGCCGTGGTGCTGACCGCCGCCATCGGCATCGTCATGTTCCTGATGCATTCGGTCATCCCCAAGTTCAAGGATATCTTCAATGACCTCCTGGAGGGCCAGCAGCTCCCCCCCGTCACCCGGTTCGTCATTGGCGCCAGCGATCTGGTCAAGAATAATGTGATGATGGTGGGAATCACGATCATTGCGCTGATCATTCTCTATAACCTGTGGAGCCGCACCACGCACGGGCGCTTCATCATTGACACCGTCAAGATGCGGCTTCCGATCTTCGGCACCCTGATCAGCCGCACCGCGATCGCGCGCCTCACCCGCACGCTCGGCACCCTGCTCTCGTCCGGCGTGCCGATCCTGCAGGCACTCATGATTGTCCGCGACACGTCGGGCAACACCGTGATCGCGCGCGCCGTGCAAAACATCCACGACAGCGTCAAAGAGGGCGAAAGCATGACCGACCCCATGGCCGCGGCCAAGGTCTTCCCGCCGATGGTGGTCTCGATGGTCGAAGTCGGCGAGGAGACCGGCGCCCTTCCCGATATGCTCATCCGCGTCGCCAACACCTATGACGACGAAATCGACAACGCCGTGGTCGGCCTCACCTCGATCATCGAGCCGCTGCTGATCCTGTTCCTCGCCGTCATCGTCGGCACCATCGTCATCGCCATGTTCATGCCGCTGATCTCGATCATCGGCACGCTCAGCGGGCAAAACACCTAG
- a CDS encoding prepilin-type N-terminal cleavage/methylation domain-containing protein, giving the protein MRQDAEARFTRAGGCAAGPAPLRRRRSGFTLIEMLVVVLIMALLMGLLVRYMRGSEDRANRAATAKTIEQVSAALEEFFAEYGQYPPVPVYSGDGGQPIYFEFPMQYVPPDPRVALSGTEFLDYPDFEVTDPPLNLRLFTLGLVSFLLPRYDTVVSVSSYFASNRPAFWTDSGESQWAFYTPSQIDQPRDLAAIARWKPFLDGVIQSASFSRTNAAPVGRVWLNQGFTILDAWGDPLRYQSIPPHQSYRIWSDNMSD; this is encoded by the coding sequence ATGAGACAGGATGCAGAAGCTCGGTTCACGCGGGCGGGCGGATGTGCCGCTGGCCCCGCCCCGCTGCGCCGCAGACGCAGCGGCTTCACCCTCATCGAAATGCTCGTCGTGGTGTTGATCATGGCGCTGCTCATGGGGCTCCTCGTGCGTTACATGCGCGGGTCCGAGGACCGGGCCAACCGCGCCGCGACCGCCAAGACGATCGAACAGGTCAGCGCCGCCCTCGAGGAGTTCTTCGCCGAATACGGCCAGTACCCGCCCGTGCCCGTTTACTCGGGCGATGGTGGGCAGCCCATCTATTTTGAGTTCCCGATGCAGTACGTGCCGCCCGATCCGAGGGTGGCGCTGAGTGGGACGGAGTTCTTGGATTATCCCGATTTTGAGGTCACCGACCCGCCTCTGAATCTTCGCCTGTTCACGCTCGGACTGGTCTCTTTTTTATTGCCTCGCTACGATACAGTAGTGAGTGTTTCCTCCTACTTTGCCTCTAACCGGCCTGCGTTCTGGACGGATTCAGGCGAGTCACAATGGGCGTTTTATACCCCCTCTCAGATTGATCAGCCCCGGGATCTCGCGGCCATTGCACGGTGGAAGCCGTTTCTGGACGGCGTGATCCAGAGCGCGTCTTTTAGTCGCACAAACGCAGCTCCCGTTGGGCGTGTGTGGCTCAATCAGGGCTTTACTATCCTCGACGCCTGGGGCGACCCGTTGCGTTACCAGTCTATCCCCCCCCACCAGTCGTACCGGATCTGGTCCGATAACATGAGTGATTGA